A window from Acinonyx jubatus isolate Ajub_Pintada_27869175 chromosome E1, VMU_Ajub_asm_v1.0, whole genome shotgun sequence encodes these proteins:
- the ABHD15 gene encoding protein ABHD15: MPPWGAALALLLAALALLGLFAPRLRRAVGARTLPGPRGRDHEEEVDGRGAADEFSDGREPLPGGCRLICKPSALAQCLLSALRHSAALEPRPRSWLSGPHLQTLCHFVLPVGPGPELAREYLQLADDGLVALDWVVGPCPRGRRVTNAGGLPAVLLVIPNAWGRLTRNVLGLCLLALERGYYPVIFHRRGHHGCPLVSPRLQPFGDPSDLKEAVTYIRFRHPAAPLFAVSEGSGSALLLSYLGECGSSSYVTGAACISPVLRCREWFEAGLPWPYERGFLLHQKITLSRYASALQDTVDTHKLFRSRSLREFEETLFCHTKSFPISWDTYWDHNDPLRDVDEAAVPVLCICSADDPVCGPPDHFLPTELFHSNPYFFLLLSHHGGHCGFLRQEPLPAWSHEVILEYFRALTEFFRTEERMKGLSRRRASFLGGRRRWGTLQKREISPSSHLEEIFSWKRSYTR; the protein is encoded by the exons ATGCCGCCGTGGGGCGCCGCCCTCGCCCTGCTTCTGGCCGCGCTCGCCCTGCTCGGCCTGTTCGCCCCGCGGCTGCGGCGCGCCGTCGGAGCGAGGACTCTGCCCGGGCCTCGCGGCCGGGACCACGAGGAGGAGGTGGACGGCAGAGGCGCCGCGGACGAGTTCAGCGACGGGCGTGAGCCGCTGCCCGGAGGGTGCAGGCTCATCTGTAAGCCGTCGGCGCTGGCCCAGTGCCTGCTGAGCGCCTTACGACATTCAGCAGCTCTGGAGCCGCGCCCGCGTTCCTGGCTCTCCGGGCCCCACCTGCAGACCCTCTGCCACTTTGTGCTGCCGGTGGGGCCGGGGCCTGAGCTGGCCCGAGAGTACCTGCAGTTGGCGGACGACGGGCTGGTGGCCCTAGACTGGGTCGTGGGACCTTGCCCCCGGGGTCGGCGGGTCACCAACGCCGGGGGCCTTCCCGCGGTGCTGCTGGTGATCCCCAATGCATGGGGGCGCCTCACTCGCAACGTGCTCGGCCTCTGCCTGCTCGCCCTGGAGCGCGGCTACTACCCGGTCATCTTCCACCGCCGCGGCCACCACGGCTGCCCGCTGGTCAGTCCCCGGCTGCAGCCTTTTGGGGACCCGTCCGACCTCAAGGAGGCGGTCACTTACATCCGCTTCCGACACCCGGCGGCCCCTTTGTTCGCGGTGAGCGAGGGCTCAGGCTCAGCGCTCCTGCTCTCCTACCTGGGCGAGTGCGGCTCCTCCAGCTATGTGACCGGCGCCGCCTGCATCTCGCCGGTGCTACGCTGCCGCGAGTGGTTTGAGGCCGGCCTGCCCTGGCCCTACGAGCGGGGCTTTCTGCTCCACCAGAAGATCACCCTCAGCAG GTACGCCTCGGCCCTGCAGGACACAGTGGACACCCACAAACTGTTCAGGAGCCGCTCCCTGAGAGAGTTTGAGGAGACCCTCTTCTGCCACACCAAGAGTTTCCCCATCAGCTGGGACACCTATTGGGACCACAACGACCCCCTCCGGGATGTGGACGAGGCCGCCGTGCCTGTGTTGTGTATCTGTAGTGCTGATGACCCCGTGTGTGGGCCCCCAGACCACTTTCTGCCCACCGAACTCTTTCACAGCAACCCCTACTTCTTTCTCCTGCTCAGTCACCACGGAGGCCACTGTGGCTTCCTGCGCCAGGAGCCCTTGCCAGCCTGGAGCCATGAGGTCATCTTGGAGTACTTCCGGGCCTTGACTGAGTTCTTCCGAACGGAAGAGAGGATGAAGGGGCTGAGCAGGCGCCGAGCTTCATTCCTAGGGGGCCGCCGTCGCTGGGGAACCCTGCAGAAGCGGGagatctctccctcttcccatctgGAGGAGATCTTTAGCTGGAAGCGATCGTACACAAGGTGA